Below is a genomic region from Actinoallomurus bryophytorum.
GTGCCGACGTATCAGTACGCTTGCACGGAATGCGGCGAGCCGCTGGAGGTCGTGCAGAAGTTCAGCGATGACGCGCTGACGGAGTGCCCCGCGTGTGGTGGGCGTCTGCGCAAGATCTTCTCTCCCGCCGCGATCGTGTTCCGTGGATCAGGCTTCTACCGCACCGACAGCCGCAAGAGCGCGAGTGCGACGACCACGTCCACGCCCAAGGAGCCCGCGAAGAAGGACGACGCGAAGACCGAGACCAAGAGCGAGGCCAAGAAGGAGTCGAAGTCCGAGTCCTCCTCCAAGTCCTCGAGCGGGTCTTCGGAGAAGGTCGCCTGAGGCGTCCCGACGCCACGGCGGGCCCGGGGATCATCCACCCGCCGGACCCGCTCTCCTGACCTGTCAGCCGATCGGCTCGCGTACCCGCGGCTCGGCCCCGGTGTCTTCCGCGGCCCCGAGGCGTCCGGGCCACCAGATGCGCGCGCCGATGTCGTACGCCAGCGCCGGTACGAGCAGCGACCGCACGATCAGGGTGTCGAGAAGCACGCCGAACGCCACCGCGAACGCCATCTCCACGAGCCCGGTCAGCGGCAGGGTCGCGAGCGCCGCGAACGTCGCGGCCAGCGCCAGTCCGGCCGAGGTGATCACACCGCCCGTGACGGTCAGCCCGCGCAGCACCCCACGCCGGGTGCCCAGCCGCCGTGACTCCTCGCGTACGCGGGTCATCAGGAAGATGTTGTAGTCGACCCCCAGCGCGACCAGGAAGATGAAGATCGTCAGCGGGAACCCCGAATCGGCGCCCTCGAAGCCGAACAGATGTGTGAAGACCAGCCCGCAGACGCCCAGCGAGGCGGCGAACGACAGCACCACGGTCAGCATCAGCAGGAGCGGTGCGACCAGCGCCCGCAGGAGCAGGACCAGGATCACCAGCACCACGCCGAGCACGAGCGGGATGATCACCTTGTTGTCGTGCACGGCGGCACGCTGGGTGTCGACGTTGATCGCGGTGGCGCCGCCGACCTTGGCGCCCAGCGGGTGCACCGCGTTCCGTAGCCGGTCGACGGTGTCGCGGGCGGCCTTGGTATCGGCCGCACTCGACAGCGTGGCCTCGTACTGCGCGTAACCGCCGCCGGTGACGGGTTCGCCGACGTCGGCCACGCCCGGCGTACGTTTGATCGTGTCACGTAGCGCGGGCACGTTCGGGCCGATCACCACGGCCGGGCTGCCGGTGCCGGCCGGGAAGTGCCGCGCGATGGCCCTCTCGCCGACGACGGAGCCGGGCGTGCCGACGAACTGACCGGCGTTCGAGACCGGCCCGGTCCGCAGGGACGTGAGGCCGAGCGTCAGCACACCGAGCAGGATCGCGGTGCCCACCCACACGACGCGTGGCCGCGCGCTGACGAACCGCGCGGCGCGGGCCCAGACGCCGTGCTCCTTCTCCAGCGCGCCGGGCTCGTCGGCGTGGCGCGCGTCGTAGCGGGGCACGACCGGCCAGAACACCCCGCGTGGCAGCGCGACCAGCAGGGCGGGAAGCAGGGTGGTCATGGCGAAGATCGCGCAGACGATGCCGGCCGCGCCGACCGGGCCCAGGCCCCGCGTGGAGTTGAGTTCGGCGATGAGCAGGCACAACAGGCCGATCGTGACGGTCGCGCCGCTCGCGAGGACGGCGGGGCCGGCGCGGCGCAGCGCGAGCTCCATGGCCTCGTGCTTGTCCTCGTGCCGGTGCAGTTCCTCGCGGTACCTCGCGATGATCAACAATGCGTAGTCCGTGCCGGCGCCGAGTACGAGGACGGCCAGGATGCCGGCGCTCTGGCCGCTCACCGTGAGCCCGGCCCTCGCCAGGCCGTACACGACGCCCTGCGAGAGCGCGTACGCGGAGACGGCGGAGATCAGCGGGACGAACCAGAGGAACGGGCTGCGGTACGTCAGCAGCAGCACCAGGATCACCGCGCCGAGCGTGACGAGCAGGAGCGGGCCGTCGATGCTGCCGAACACCTTGACCAGGTCGGCCAGGCCTCCGGCAGGGCCGGTGACGCGGACGTCGAGGCCGGCCGGCGGGCCGCGCTCGACGGTCTTGTGCAGGGTGTCGACGGCCTTGAGCGTGACGTCCCCGTCGCCCTCGATGGGCACGAAGACCTGCATCGCCTGACCGTCCTTGGAGACCAGCGGCCCGACGACCTGGCCGGCGTGGGGCATCCCGGCGAGCTTCGCCACGGCGGTCTGGGCGAACGCCCGGTCGGCCGGGGTGATGCCGCTCCGCCGCTCGTACGAGACGACGGCGAGTATCGCGTCTTCCTTGTGCACCTCGTCCTGGAGCTTGATGACCCGGGTGGCCTCGGCGCTGCCGGGCAGGTAGGCGTCGGCGTTGTTCTGCGTCACGCCCTGCAATTTGCCGGCGAGTGAGCCTCCCACCATGAGCAGGATCAGCCAGGCGATCAGGACGAGCCACTTCGTACGGCGGCCGGCGGGTAGCCGGGCCAGTCGGCTGGTCATTCCATGTCCTCCGGTACGTGTCCTCGGCACGTCGATCCACTCGACGCGATTGTCTCTCTGTTTCCGAGAAGATATTACGCGTTTATGGGGGGCGTCAAGATATGTCGCGAGTCGTCCAGCATCTCGTCTCGGGGAGTTGTCCACAGGGCAGGGAGCCGATGTCGCGGACCGCCTCCGCGGGCGGCTAGGGTCCCGCTCATGCATGCAGAGATCGGTGTGATCGGTGGCTCCGGCTTCTACTCCTTCCTCGACGACGTCGAGGAGGTCGAGGTGTCCACTCCCTACGGCCCGCCCAGTGACCCCATCTCGATCGGGACCCTGCCGGCCGGTCACCGGGGCGCCGGACGCCGGGTGGCCTTCCTCCCCCGGCACGGCCGCGACCACCGCTTCCCGCCCCACAAGATCCCCTATCGCGCCAACCTGTGGGCGCTCCGGTCCGTCGGTGTACGGCAGGTGGTGGCGCCGAGCGCGGTCGGATCCCTCACGCCCGCGTACGGCCCCGGCACGCTCGCCATCCCGGGCCAGGTGGTCGACCGCACGAGCGGCCGCGAGCAGACCTACTACGACGACGGTGCCGTGCATGTGTCGTTCTCCGACCCCTACTGCCCGGTCGGGCGGCAGACCACGCTCGAGTCCGCCCAGGCGGCGGGCTGGCAGCCGGTCGACGGCGGCACCCTGGTCGTGATCGAGGGCCCGCGGTTCTCCACGCGCGCCGAGTCGCGCTGGTTCGCCGCCCAGGGGTGGACGCTGGTCGGCATGACCGGCCATCCCGAGGCCGTGCTCGCCCGCGAGCTGGCGCTCTGTTACATCCCGGCCTGCCTGGTCACCGACCTGGACGCCGGGGTCGAGGAGGGCTCGGGCGTGACGCACGAGGAGGTGCTGCGGGTGTTCTCCGAAAACGTCGACCGCCTACGCGACCTGGTCGGCGAGGTCGTCGCCGCACTCCCCTCCGAGCGCTCCTGCCCGTGCCCGCACACGCTCGACGGGCTGAAGCTCCCGATCGACCTGCCGTGAAATCCGCGTTAAGCCGCCATCGGCGAGTGCTCGCCGCCCTGCTCGTGGCGGTCGCTGCCGCGTTCGCCCTGGCCGCGACCCGACCACACACGGACGGGGTACGCGTGCCGGTGGCCGCCCGCGACCTGGCGGCGGGCGCCGTACTCGGCCCACACGACGTGACCGTGCGTCTCCTTCCGGCCGGGGCGGTGCCGGCCGGCGTCGTGGACCGGCCCACGGGCCGCGCGCTGTCGGGCCCGGTACGACGCGGCGAGCCGCTCACCGACGCCCGGCTACGCTCCTCCGGCCTGCTGGACCCCCGCGACGCCGCGGCGGTCGCGGCACCGGTACGCCTGGCCGACGCCGCAGCCGCCCGCCTGCTGCACACCGGCGACCGAGTGGACGTCCTGGCCGCCCGAGGCGAGGGCCCCCTCCCGGCCCGGACGGTCGCCTCGGCGGTGCCGGTGGTCGCCGTCCCCAGACCGGGCCCGGACACCGACGAGGGCGCCCTCGTCGTGCTACGAACCACCCGCGAACAGGCCGCGGCCCTGGCCCGAGCATCAGTCGACTCACGCCTGTCGGTGACCATCCTGAGCAACTGACTTAACGCCGACCAGGGCGGGGGCTGAGGCGGGCAGGGACCACGAGCCACGTCAGGGTCCCGGGCGGGACCGGGTCCGCGGGCCGGGGCCGGATTATGGCCAGGGGTTAGGGCGAGGTCCCGGGGCCAGGGGTAGGGCGAGGTCGCGAGGCCAGGCCGGGTCGAGGTCCCGGGGCCAGGCCAGCTGACGCCAAGGTCTCGGGCAAAGGCCGGCCCGGACCGGGATCAAGGGGCAGGGGTCGGGATAAGGCCCGCCCGCCCCGGCCGGGGTCGCGGGAAGGCCGACTCGGGCACGGCGGACCGAACCGCAGGGGACGGACCGAACCGCAGGGGAAAGGCTGCACAGCCACATCCCGCGAGCCCAGTACCGCAGGGCCGGACCTGTTCTCAAGCACGCCATGAATCGGCTGGCGCCGGGGCCGAAGCACGGACGCCTCTTCGTTCGGTTCCGTCGCACTCGCCGGTCGCGTGCCCTGCCCGGGGAAAGGCACCCACGACGACCGGCGTCCATGCCTCGGGCCGAATACCGCCAGGCCGCCCGCGACCGGGTCACTAAGGCGGCTGGATTGATCCTGTCCGAGAGGAACGCCCGCAGTGACCAGCAACGCCACGCTCTCCCGCCGAATACCACCGGGCCGTCCACTTGCCACCAGACCAATCAGGCGTGACGCCCGAAACCGGCACACCTTCCAGCTCGTCGCAGCCAGCGTGGGCCGCCCTGCCCAGGAAGGGCATTCGCGACGACCGGCGACCCCGCACCCATCGAGCCGAAGACCGCAAGGCCAGGCCACCCGCGACCGCGTCACTCAGGCGTCGGGGTGGTCTCCCCGACAGGAAAGGCAGCCGTCCAGAAGTCAGCCGCCCGGTGAGCAGCGACGTCACCCGCGTCCGCGCACCGTGTCGTCATCCCACGCCGTGTGCCGGTCGGGCTGGGTCAGTCGCTGCTGGTGGGGGTGTTCTCCTTGGTGTACTCCCAGTGCCACGGCTCGAACGGGCTGCTGTAGGCCCAGGACGGGTGGAAGAACTCATAGCGCTTGGAGTTGGACTGCAGCCAGTTGAACTGCGCCGATCCCTCACTCTGCACGCCGCCGCACAGGTCGACGGCCGTGCCGTAGCCGTGGTTGCTGTGTCCCGGCACGGCGGCCATCCCCGGTCGCTGGGAGTAGATCCGCTGCTGCTCTCCCAGTGAGCGGTAGGAGTCGGTGAGGCACATCTGCGTGCCGAAGCGGCGCTTGTACGCGGCGTTCAGGTTGTAGAACGCCAGTGCGGCGTCGGCGCGGAGTGAGCGGCCCGGCTCCGGCAGCTGGCACAGGTAGCGCGAGGGGATCAGCCCGTTCGGATACTTGCGTGCGTCGGCGACCAGGCTCTTCTGGCAGGTGAGCCGCAGGCGCGTGTTCGGGTCGAGTTTCTTCAGCGCGGCGGTCAGCTGCGTGGTGAGCGCGGCGGCACGGGCCTTCAGGCCGCCGACCTCCTGTTGCAGGCGGGCCTGTTCGATGGCGTTCCGTGACTGCAGGTCCTGTGCGGTGGCGGCGAGACTCTCATGCTGCTTGCGCAGCTGGCCGGCCTTGTCGACGAGCGTCTTCTGCTCGTTGGACAGGAGCGTCAGGTCGGTCGCCGCGGCGAGTGCCTGGTCGGGGTTGTCATCGCCGAGCAGGTCCGGTATCCCGAGCAGGCCGGGCTCTTTGTACGTGTTGGCGGCCAGCCGCGCCAGTGGCTCCCGGATCTGGTTGAGCTGGGCGTCCGCGGCTCCGAGGGCGGCGAGCGTCTGCTTGAGCTTCTCCTCGGAGGCGCTCAGCTGCTTGCTGCGGTCCTCCCACGCCTTTGTCGCCTTGGCCAGCTCGTTCGCGGCCTTGTCGGCCTGCTTACGAAGAGCTTCGGCGCTGCTAGGCGACGGTGCCTGCGAGGCGGATGACCGGTCCGATGCACCGGACACCGACAACGACGCGAACACCATGATCGCCGCGATCAGCGCCGCCGGCCGAGGGCTTCGCACGGGGATCCTTCCGGGGGCTGGCGACTACGTGACGCTGCTCGACCGTACTACAGGTGCTGCCGTGATCAGAGGCGCGCATGTGACGGTCGGTAACGGTTTCTAGCCGCTCTGTTTGCGCTTGCACATCTGGTAGACCCACTCCCATTTGGACTTCTTCAGAGTCGCCGGGCAGGTCTGCGTAGGTGAGGGGCGAACGGACGGACGCGCCGGACGCGGGCGTGGCGACGTCGGCTCTGCCGCCTGGGTGCGAGACGGGGACACCACGGCGGTGGTCGACCTCGCCTGCCGCGGCGGGACGTACCCGCCCCAGGTCGGCGCCGGGGGCACGGCCGCCTCGGCCGGTCCGCTACTCACGGGACGCGGCGTGGCCTCCTTCTTCTGGGGGGCGCCGTTCAGCGTCACGAACCCCACGATCACCAGGGCGGCCACCACGGCCGCGACGATTCCCATGCCCAGTCCGTAGCGGAATGGCAGGACCTCGAACCTGGCCCACAGACGGCGCACCATAACTGTCGGATTTACACGCGATTTCCATGTATGTCGCCCATCCACGCGGAGCAGCGTAGCGAGGAACGTCCCGTTGTGCGGCAACTCCGGCGGGTCACCAGGTGAGCCTTACGTCACCTCCCGGATTCCGCTTCTCGCATAAGCCCGCTCGTCCTCCGCGGGGTGCCGGCACGGGCACCGGACCGTACGCGGCGTCGCGTACGACACGTTCCTGGCTGGTGAGCCGGTCACCGACCGGCGCCACCGGCGGATCCGGTCACCGGTCCGGCTGGAGGCAGTGTCCGGAACCCGGCATACGGCCACTCTCGTCGGAACGCCCCTGGGCTGGGATACTCCGTCTTATGGGGATGCCGATCTTGTTGACCGTGGATGACGATCCGTCGGTGTCCCGGGCGGTCGCCCGTGACCTGAGACGCCGGTACGGACAGAACTTCCGGGTGGTGCGAGCCGACTCGGGACCGGACGCTCTCGACGCGTTGCGGGAGATCAAGCTGCGGGGGGAGACCGTCGCCGCGATGCTCGCGGACTACCGGATGCCGCAGATGGACGGTATCGCGTTCCTCGAACAGGCCATGGACCTGTTCCCGCACGCACGCCGCGCCCTGCTGACCGCGTACGCGGACACCGACGCCGCCATTCAGGCGATCAACGTCGTGGACGTCGACCACTATCTGCTCAAGCCGTGGGACCCACCGGAGGAGAAGCTCTATCCGGTGGTGGACGCGCTGGTCGAGACCTGGCGAGCGGTCGGGGACCGGCCGGTCGAGGAGACCAAGGTGGTGGGCCACCGCTGGTCGGCACCCACCTATGAGATACGTGACTTCCTGGCCCGCAACTCGGTGCCGTACCGCTGGTACTCGGTGGACGAACCCGAGGGATGCCGGCTGCTCGATGCCGCGGGCGCGGGGCCGGAGGACATTCCGGTCGTCATCACGCCGGACGGCAAGGCCCTGCGGGCTCCGACCGGCGCGGAGATCGCCGCGGTGGTGGGCCTGTCCACCGAGCCGGCGGCCGAGTTCTACGACCTCGTCGTCATCGGGGGCGGCCCGGCCGGGCTCGGCGCCGCGGTGTACGGCGCGTCGGAGGGACTGCGGACCGTTCTGGTCGAGCGCAAGGCGACCGGCGGGCAGGCCGGGCAGAGCTCCCGGAT
It encodes:
- a CDS encoding FmdB family zinc ribbon protein, translating into MPTYQYACTECGEPLEVVQKFSDDALTECPACGGRLRKIFSPAAIVFRGSGFYRTDSRKSASATTTSTPKEPAKKDDAKTETKSEAKKESKSESSSKSSSGSSEKVA
- a CDS encoding MMPL family transporter, encoding MTSRLARLPAGRRTKWLVLIAWLILLMVGGSLAGKLQGVTQNNADAYLPGSAEATRVIKLQDEVHKEDAILAVVSYERRSGITPADRAFAQTAVAKLAGMPHAGQVVGPLVSKDGQAMQVFVPIEGDGDVTLKAVDTLHKTVERGPPAGLDVRVTGPAGGLADLVKVFGSIDGPLLLVTLGAVILVLLLTYRSPFLWFVPLISAVSAYALSQGVVYGLARAGLTVSGQSAGILAVLVLGAGTDYALLIIARYREELHRHEDKHEAMELALRRAGPAVLASGATVTIGLLCLLIAELNSTRGLGPVGAAGIVCAIFAMTTLLPALLVALPRGVFWPVVPRYDARHADEPGALEKEHGVWARAARFVSARPRVVWVGTAILLGVLTLGLTSLRTGPVSNAGQFVGTPGSVVGERAIARHFPAGTGSPAVVIGPNVPALRDTIKRTPGVADVGEPVTGGGYAQYEATLSSAADTKAARDTVDRLRNAVHPLGAKVGGATAINVDTQRAAVHDNKVIIPLVLGVVLVILVLLLRALVAPLLLMLTVVLSFAASLGVCGLVFTHLFGFEGADSGFPLTIFIFLVALGVDYNIFLMTRVREESRRLGTRRGVLRGLTVTGGVITSAGLALAATFAALATLPLTGLVEMAFAVAFGVLLDTLIVRSLLVPALAYDIGARIWWPGRLGAAEDTGAEPRVREPIG
- a CDS encoding S-methyl-5'-thioadenosine phosphorylase, whose amino-acid sequence is MHAEIGVIGGSGFYSFLDDVEEVEVSTPYGPPSDPISIGTLPAGHRGAGRRVAFLPRHGRDHRFPPHKIPYRANLWALRSVGVRQVVAPSAVGSLTPAYGPGTLAIPGQVVDRTSGREQTYYDDGAVHVSFSDPYCPVGRQTTLESAQAAGWQPVDGGTLVVIEGPRFSTRAESRWFAAQGWTLVGMTGHPEAVLARELALCYIPACLVTDLDAGVEEGSGVTHEEVLRVFSENVDRLRDLVGEVVAALPSERSCPCPHTLDGLKLPIDLP
- a CDS encoding SAF domain-containing protein, yielding MKSALSRHRRVLAALLVAVAAAFALAATRPHTDGVRVPVAARDLAAGAVLGPHDVTVRLLPAGAVPAGVVDRPTGRALSGPVRRGEPLTDARLRSSGLLDPRDAAAVAAPVRLADAAAARLLHTGDRVDVLAARGEGPLPARTVASAVPVVAVPRPGPDTDEGALVVLRTTREQAAALARASVDSRLSVTILSN
- a CDS encoding M15 family metallopeptidase, producing MRSPRPAALIAAIMVFASLSVSGASDRSSASQAPSPSSAEALRKQADKAANELAKATKAWEDRSKQLSASEEKLKQTLAALGAADAQLNQIREPLARLAANTYKEPGLLGIPDLLGDDNPDQALAAATDLTLLSNEQKTLVDKAGQLRKQHESLAATAQDLQSRNAIEQARLQQEVGGLKARAAALTTQLTAALKKLDPNTRLRLTCQKSLVADARKYPNGLIPSRYLCQLPEPGRSLRADAALAFYNLNAAYKRRFGTQMCLTDSYRSLGEQQRIYSQRPGMAAVPGHSNHGYGTAVDLCGGVQSEGSAQFNWLQSNSKRYEFFHPSWAYSSPFEPWHWEYTKENTPTSSD